One Littorina saxatilis isolate snail1 linkage group LG10, US_GU_Lsax_2.0, whole genome shotgun sequence DNA window includes the following coding sequences:
- the LOC138977982 gene encoding uncharacterized protein: protein MCSVRLLHIYVREVHARYCGTTLGVDDTLNIIVSYDGTWLTRGHSSHIGVGCAVDLLTGLCVDAHVMCTYCQVCESTGQKLFQEKPEEYAAWLVDHLDKCEVNYKGSSGMMEVEAARVIWRRSVNTNKLRYTTLLSDGDSKTFTELNDIKPYGEDIHIDKEECVNHVSKRLGTALRNMVTDCRKRGVTLGGRGRGQLTGNAIRKLQIYYNRAIRSNKDVCSMKKAIMASLYHCFSTDENPQHELCPAGESSWCFFQEALAKHQVPGPHKHLIHTPLNEEKLAAHLLPIYERLSEEHLLSRCVSGKTQNANECLHSLIWSRCAKDHFASRSRVEFAVLTAIREFNFGPAAAADSAQFFGFQTGHHMKRLGAARMHKRVRNSLKAVRDKQSKRRDKVRAAKSKRLEELVQLEGGPAYAAGMF from the exons ATGTGTTCAGTGAGACTGTTGCATATATATGTTCGAGAAGTTCATGCAAGATACTGTGGCACTACTCTTGGTGTCGATGACACCCTGAACATTATTGTGAGCTATGATGGCACCTGGCTTACTCGTGGACACTCTTCGCACATTGGAGTTGGGTGTGCTGTGGACTTACTTACTGGACTCTGTGTTGATGCCCATGTCATGTGTACCTACTGCCAGGTGTGCGAGTCTACGGGGCAGAAGCTGTTTCAGGAAAAACCAGAGGAGTATGCGGCCTGGCTCGTGGACCACTTGGACAAGTGTGAGGTGAACTATAAAG gCTCATCAGGGATGATGGAGGTGGAAGCAGCCCGTGTCATATGGCGTCGATCGGTGAACACCAACAAGCTTCGCTACACAACACTTCTGTCGGACGGTGACTCCAAGACTTTTACAGAGCTCAACGACATCAAGCCCTATGGTGAGGATATTCACATTGACAAGGAAGAGTGTGTGAACCATGTGAGTAAACGACTTGGTACAGCTCTTCGCAACATGGTGACAGACTGCCGAAAGCGAGGGGTGACTCTTGGTGGACGTGGAAGGGGTCAGCTGACAGGCAATGCCATACGCAAGCTACAGATTTACTACAACCGGGCAATTCGTAGCAACAAGGATGTGTGTAGCATGAAAAAAGCAATCATGGCATCACTGTACCATTGTTTTTCCACTGACGAAAATCCACAACATGAACTTTGTCCTGCTGGAGAGAGCTCGTGGTGTTTCTTTCAGGAAGCGCTGGCGAAGCACCAAGTTCCAGGTCCACACAAACACCTCATCCACACACCCCTCAATGAGGAGAAGTTAGCTGCACACCTGTTGCCCATTTATGAGAGACTTTCTGAAGAACACCTACTCAGCAGATGTGTTTCTGgcaagacacaaaatgccaatGAGTGTCTCCACAGCCTCATTTGGTCAAGATGTGCTAAGGACCACTTTGCTTCCCGCAGTCGTGTTGAGTTTGCAGTCTTGACTGCTATTAGAGAGTTCAACTTTggacctgctgctgctgccgactCTGCCCAGTTCTTCGGATTCCAGACTGGACATCACATGAAGAGGCTTGGAGCAGCCAGGATGCACAAGAGGGTGCGGAACAGTCTGAAGGCTGTGAGAGACAAGCAAAGTAAAAGGAGAGACAAAGTGCGGGCAGCCAAGTCAAAGAGACTGGAAGAACTTGTTCAGCTGGAAGGTGGCCCTGCATATGCTGCAGGCATGTTCTAA